A window of Marinobacter salarius contains these coding sequences:
- a CDS encoding class I poly(R)-hydroxyalkanoic acid synthase yields MSGKPVSSVAGDDKETNIVRESLVSAGRHGTRLIKRSVLRRLKGGRPNPASLKSIAKPFFRFTGKFVTQPDTFISAQMRLIQNAAILSGGGLMSLISREPMRVTAPERGDGRFKDIAWSDRIYFSYLQQAYLISEQWIMDTIDDVRGLDEHDRHKVRFFTSQITSALAPTNFVLTNPEVLKATVNTRGRNLVSGFANFLRDLDEADGQLSFRMTDPDAFEVGKNLADTPGDVVFQNDLMQLIQYRPTTETVHRRPLLVVPPWINKYYILDLGAKKSFIRYWVEKGHTVFVISWVNPGKEHANNGFEDYMLEGPVAALDAIEQATGEREVNAIGYCIGGTLLSCTLAWLAARGDDRVKSATFFNSLLDFTNAGDIKVFIDEDMIAKMEKAMKKQGYLEGTSMSAAFNMLRANTLIWSFYINNYLLGRDTPPFDLLYWNTDSTRLPAAMHSFYLRNMYLENRLSEPGGITLAGTPIDLGNVKIPAYFASAIEDHIAPWVSCYKGSHYLGGPVRFVLGGSGHIAGIINPPYKHKYGYRTNENTDLPADEWLAGAEEFEGSWWPDWVVWAEQFSGGEVAARTPGERALPVIEPAPGSYLRNEPAPKAPPQRKLRAVAAKKRTTRKRAAEPSIQGQR; encoded by the coding sequence ATGTCTGGAAAGCCTGTCAGTTCAGTAGCCGGTGACGACAAAGAGACGAACATTGTACGTGAATCGCTGGTCAGTGCAGGCAGGCATGGCACACGCCTGATTAAACGTTCGGTGCTAAGGCGGTTGAAAGGCGGCCGACCCAATCCGGCCAGCCTCAAAAGCATTGCGAAACCTTTTTTTCGCTTCACCGGAAAGTTTGTTACCCAGCCGGATACCTTCATTAGCGCCCAGATGCGTCTGATACAGAACGCCGCCATTCTGAGTGGTGGTGGATTGATGAGCCTGATCAGCCGCGAGCCCATGCGGGTGACAGCACCTGAAAGAGGGGACGGCCGCTTCAAGGATATTGCCTGGAGCGACCGCATTTACTTCAGCTATCTCCAACAGGCATACCTGATTTCCGAGCAATGGATCATGGATACCATTGACGATGTCCGGGGGCTTGATGAGCATGATCGCCATAAAGTCCGTTTTTTTACCAGCCAGATTACCTCCGCTCTGGCACCCACCAACTTTGTTCTGACCAACCCCGAGGTCCTCAAGGCAACGGTAAACACCCGGGGGCGCAATCTTGTTAGCGGCTTCGCCAACTTTTTACGAGATCTTGATGAAGCGGACGGCCAGCTGTCCTTCAGAATGACGGACCCGGACGCCTTTGAAGTTGGCAAGAACCTGGCGGATACGCCAGGTGATGTGGTCTTCCAGAATGACCTGATGCAACTGATCCAGTACCGGCCAACAACAGAGACAGTGCATCGCCGGCCGCTTCTCGTCGTGCCCCCGTGGATCAACAAGTACTATATCCTGGATCTGGGTGCGAAAAAGTCGTTTATCCGTTACTGGGTCGAAAAGGGCCATACAGTATTCGTCATTTCCTGGGTTAACCCCGGGAAGGAACATGCCAATAATGGCTTCGAGGATTACATGCTTGAAGGCCCTGTGGCTGCATTGGACGCCATTGAGCAAGCCACTGGTGAGCGTGAAGTGAATGCAATTGGTTACTGTATTGGTGGGACCTTGCTGAGCTGCACACTGGCATGGCTCGCAGCGCGCGGTGATGATCGGGTAAAGAGTGCCACCTTTTTCAACAGCCTGTTGGACTTTACCAACGCTGGAGATATCAAGGTCTTCATTGACGAGGACATGATCGCCAAGATGGAAAAGGCCATGAAAAAGCAGGGCTATCTCGAGGGTACATCCATGTCGGCGGCCTTCAACATGCTGCGCGCCAACACCCTGATCTGGTCCTTCTACATCAATAACTACCTGCTTGGCCGCGATACACCGCCTTTCGATCTGCTTTACTGGAATACGGATTCCACCCGGCTGCCAGCTGCCATGCACAGCTTTTACCTGCGTAACATGTATCTTGAGAATCGGTTGAGCGAACCCGGCGGAATAACCCTTGCAGGAACGCCGATCGATCTTGGAAACGTAAAAATACCTGCCTATTTCGCCTCGGCTATTGAGGATCACATTGCGCCCTGGGTGTCCTGCTACAAAGGGTCACACTACCTGGGTGGGCCAGTTCGCTTCGTACTGGGCGGCTCTGGCCATATCGCCGGAATCATCAACCCGCCGTACAAACATAAATACGGCTATCGGACGAACGAGAATACCGATCTGCCGGCGGATGAGTGGCTTGCTGGCGCAGAGGAGTTCGAAGGATCCTGGTGGCCTGACTGGGTTGTCTGGGCAGAGCAGTTCAGTGGCGGTGAAGTTGCTGCAAGGACGCCGGGTGAGCGCGCTTTGCCAGTTATCGAGCCAGCGCCTGGCTCCTATCTGCGCAATGAACCCGCTCCGAAAGCGCCACCTCAACGCAAACTCAGAGCAGTCGCCGCTAAGAAGCGTACAACTCGCAAGCGCGCAGCGGAGCCATCAATTCAAGGACAGCGGTAG
- a CDS encoding polyhydroxyalkanoate depolymerase translates to MMYYTHEIGRLALTPLGRLAGSQSNILRHHLNPWSRLPGTRSIASALKVFDDLTRRYPKPSFNLDTTVCDGETVLVNETIVKRKPFCQLKHFQRNAHRPDDPKLLIVAPLSGHFASLLKGTVETMLPGHDVYITDWRDASMVPISEGNFGLDDYIDYVVDFINHIGPNTHVLAVCQPVVPVLAATALMAQDDHPSVPRSLALMSGPVDGRVDPTEPCNLAKKHKLSWFKRHLIHRVPAPQPGAMRKVYPGFLQLTGFINMNFDRHLDAYRGLFRSIRDDESEKVTRHREFYDEYLAVMDLPDAYYLDTIEKVFQEFHLARGCFRHRGRLVDPGAIVKTALMTIEGEKDDISSPGQTRAAHKLCTNIPDNRRLHHLQPGVGHYGTFNGRRWREEIAPKLQKFIRSA, encoded by the coding sequence ATGATGTATTACACTCACGAAATCGGGCGGCTCGCGCTGACCCCGCTAGGCAGGCTGGCTGGCAGTCAAAGCAATATCCTGCGTCACCACCTGAACCCTTGGTCCAGGCTTCCAGGGACCCGCAGCATTGCCTCGGCCCTCAAGGTGTTTGACGATCTTACCAGGCGTTACCCCAAGCCGTCCTTCAACCTGGATACAACCGTTTGTGACGGCGAGACGGTTCTGGTCAACGAAACCATCGTCAAGCGCAAGCCCTTTTGTCAGTTGAAGCATTTCCAACGTAATGCTCATCGTCCGGATGACCCCAAGTTGCTTATCGTAGCGCCACTGTCAGGCCACTTTGCATCGCTTCTGAAGGGCACCGTAGAAACCATGCTGCCGGGCCACGATGTTTACATTACAGATTGGCGCGATGCCAGCATGGTGCCGATTTCAGAAGGCAACTTCGGGCTGGACGATTACATCGACTACGTGGTTGATTTCATCAATCATATCGGCCCGAACACACACGTTCTGGCGGTCTGCCAGCCGGTCGTGCCGGTGCTGGCAGCCACCGCTCTGATGGCCCAGGATGATCATCCGTCGGTGCCGCGTTCTCTGGCCCTTATGAGCGGTCCCGTGGACGGACGCGTTGATCCAACAGAGCCCTGCAATCTCGCCAAGAAACATAAGCTCTCCTGGTTTAAACGCCACCTGATTCATCGGGTACCTGCACCCCAGCCGGGTGCCATGCGCAAGGTTTACCCCGGCTTCCTGCAATTGACGGGGTTCATCAATATGAACTTCGATCGCCACCTGGATGCCTACCGGGGACTGTTCAGGTCCATCCGTGATGATGAATCAGAAAAAGTCACCCGCCACAGAGAGTTTTACGACGAATATCTGGCGGTGATGGACCTGCCTGATGCCTACTACCTGGACACGATTGAAAAGGTGTTCCAGGAGTTTCATCTGGCACGGGGCTGCTTCAGGCATCGTGGCCGTCTAGTAGACCCCGGCGCTATCGTAAAAACGGCGTTGATGACCATTGAGGGCGAGAAAGACGACATCTCCAGCCCGGGCCAGACACGCGCCGCTCACAAACTCTGCACCAATATTCCGGACAACCGTCGGTTGCACCATCTACAACCCGGAGTTGGCCACTACGGCACCTTTAACGGTCGCCGTTGGCGCGAGGAAATCGCTCCGAAGCTGCAGAAGTTCATCCGCAGTGCCTGA
- the fabG gene encoding 3-oxoacyl-[acyl-carrier-protein] reductase: MQDLKGKVAIVTGASRGIGRHIALQLAQRGADVAINYRSRRSDADEVVKEMETAGVRALAIQADLSGMPAARSLIQQVYEQWGRIDILVNNAGITRDKSMKKLTDDDWNDVLDTNLGSVYATCSEVLKIMMDQKFGRIVNITSFVGQAGNFGQANYAASKGGIIAFTKTLALEMAKYNITVNSIAPGFTETEMLAQVPENIREQIIARVPMGRFGQPEEIARAVVFLAAEGDYITGQQINVNGGVYM; encoded by the coding sequence ATGCAAGATCTTAAAGGAAAGGTGGCCATTGTCACTGGAGCCTCTCGAGGCATCGGCCGTCACATCGCACTTCAGTTGGCCCAGCGCGGTGCCGACGTCGCTATTAACTACCGCTCACGTCGCTCTGACGCAGATGAAGTGGTCAAGGAAATGGAAACGGCCGGCGTGCGGGCGCTGGCCATACAAGCTGATCTCTCCGGCATGCCAGCGGCACGAAGCCTTATACAGCAGGTTTACGAGCAATGGGGGCGTATTGACATTCTGGTAAACAACGCAGGTATCACCCGTGACAAATCCATGAAAAAACTCACCGACGACGACTGGAACGACGTCCTCGACACCAACCTCGGAAGTGTCTACGCAACCTGCTCTGAGGTGCTGAAGATCATGATGGACCAAAAATTCGGTCGTATTGTGAATATTACTTCGTTCGTCGGCCAGGCCGGCAACTTCGGGCAGGCCAACTATGCGGCCAGTAAGGGCGGGATCATTGCATTCACCAAAACACTGGCTCTGGAAATGGCCAAGTACAACATTACGGTGAATTCCATTGCCCCCGGCTTCACCGAGACCGAAATGCTGGCCCAAGTGCCCGAAAATATTCGCGAGCAGATCATTGCACGTGTGCCGATGGGTCGCTTTGGGCAGCCCGAGGAAATCGCCCGTGCAGTGGTGTTCCTTGCTGCGGAAGGAGACTACATCACCGGCCAGCAGATCAATGTAAACGGTGGGGTTTACATGTAG
- a CDS encoding LysR family transcriptional regulator, protein MDTEGIKLFVLAAEKLNISAAGRELGMPPAVASSRLAKLERAVGADLLRRSTRKVALSTEGAEFLPFAREILAQENAAMAAMGFGNEHVSGTLRFTASSTFAQQYIVPLVPAFLEMYPGINLDLRLSDMELDLIQGSFDLALRDAVLPDSNLKARKLADDRRIFCASPEYLAKWGTPKHPDDLHSHQLVAFKSQSAIALTGPEGENEQLNLRSSQNRLIIDDGLSYKIATKQGAGVALHALWSVHQELSAGTLVQVLQDYRMDAEPALWLVYPKSNVLTAKVRVFIDFLVERIGQRPPWLE, encoded by the coding sequence GTGGACACCGAAGGAATAAAGCTGTTTGTTCTGGCTGCTGAAAAACTCAACATCAGTGCCGCCGGACGGGAACTGGGGATGCCGCCAGCTGTTGCCAGTTCCAGGTTGGCCAAGCTTGAGAGGGCCGTTGGAGCAGACTTGCTGCGCCGCTCAACCCGTAAGGTGGCGCTGTCCACTGAGGGCGCGGAGTTCCTGCCTTTTGCCAGGGAAATTCTGGCACAAGAGAACGCTGCGATGGCCGCGATGGGGTTTGGCAATGAGCATGTGTCTGGCACTCTGCGATTCACCGCATCCAGCACCTTCGCCCAACAGTACATCGTGCCTTTGGTGCCAGCGTTTCTGGAGATGTATCCGGGTATCAATCTGGACTTGCGATTGTCCGATATGGAGCTGGACCTCATTCAGGGCAGTTTCGACCTGGCGCTGAGGGATGCCGTGTTGCCGGACAGCAATCTGAAAGCGCGGAAACTTGCTGATGATCGACGCATATTCTGCGCCTCACCCGAGTACCTCGCGAAATGGGGAACGCCGAAACACCCGGACGATCTACATTCTCATCAGTTGGTCGCCTTTAAATCCCAGAGCGCGATTGCATTGACCGGTCCCGAAGGAGAAAACGAACAGTTGAACCTTCGCAGCTCGCAAAACAGACTGATCATTGACGACGGCTTGAGTTACAAGATTGCGACCAAGCAAGGAGCAGGGGTTGCTTTGCATGCGCTATGGAGCGTCCACCAGGAACTTTCAGCAGGGACATTGGTGCAGGTTCTTCAAGACTACCGGATGGACGCTGAGCCGGCGCTTTGGCTGGTGTACCCGAAATCCAATGTCTTAACCGCAAAGGTCCGGGTGTTCATTGATTTTCTGGTAGAGAGAATAGGGCAGAGGCCGCCATGGCTTGAGTGA
- a CDS encoding zinc-dependent alcohol dehydrogenase family protein has translation MKAMVLNQYGPEAAFEQADMPAPSALSGQVIVRVAATSINTVDTMIRQMGKDLPLSPDLPAVLGMDFAGTIEAVGEGVTGFAPGDEVYGCAGGLADLQGALAELMPADARLIAHKPKSLSMREAAALPLVGITALEGLQRASVKVGQKVLVHGGTGGVGHVAVQLAKHFGASVYSTASGEQAFRIIKGYGATPIDYKTETVADYVEAHTAGAGFDVVFDTVGGENMTNSFEAAALNGQVSTTVAMVELDLTTAHFKGLSIHVVFMLIPMLHNHHREAHGNILAQLAQIVDQGGVKPLLDEQSFNLSEVGQAHDRLTSGQAIGKVVVEV, from the coding sequence ATGAAAGCAATGGTTCTTAATCAATACGGCCCTGAGGCAGCGTTTGAGCAGGCCGACATGCCTGCACCTTCGGCACTATCGGGCCAGGTGATCGTCCGCGTTGCAGCAACAAGCATCAACACCGTCGACACCATGATTCGCCAGATGGGCAAGGATCTCCCGCTGTCCCCCGACCTGCCAGCAGTGCTCGGTATGGACTTCGCCGGAACTATTGAAGCCGTGGGTGAAGGCGTCACCGGTTTTGCGCCTGGTGACGAAGTTTACGGATGTGCTGGCGGCCTTGCCGATCTTCAAGGTGCACTTGCTGAGTTGATGCCGGCCGACGCACGGCTGATTGCCCATAAGCCCAAGAGCCTGTCGATGCGCGAAGCAGCCGCACTGCCGCTGGTTGGTATCACTGCATTAGAGGGCCTGCAGAGAGCCAGCGTGAAGGTCGGTCAAAAAGTGTTGGTTCACGGCGGAACCGGCGGCGTTGGCCATGTTGCTGTTCAGCTGGCAAAGCACTTTGGTGCCTCCGTTTATTCAACGGCCTCCGGTGAACAGGCTTTCCGCATCATCAAAGGCTACGGCGCTACCCCGATTGACTACAAGACTGAAACCGTCGCCGACTATGTTGAGGCCCATACAGCCGGTGCCGGGTTCGATGTGGTTTTCGATACGGTTGGCGGCGAAAATATGACCAACAGCTTTGAAGCGGCTGCCCTGAATGGCCAAGTGAGTACCACTGTCGCCATGGTTGAACTGGATCTGACCACCGCTCACTTCAAAGGGCTGTCGATTCACGTGGTGTTTATGCTGATTCCCATGCTGCACAACCATCATCGGGAAGCGCACGGCAACATTCTCGCGCAATTGGCGCAGATCGTGGATCAGGGTGGCGTCAAACCGCTTCTGGATGAGCAGAGCTTCAACCTTTCTGAGGTTGGCCAGGCCCATGACCGTCTGACCAGTGGCCAGGCTATTGGTAAGGTTGTCGTGGAGGTCTAA
- a CDS encoding LLM class oxidoreductase produces MPALNESTKTFAPINRGYNQAFQPNRLSVGVIVPLENYASGPVPTMEHHLERVRLAENAGFSAVWLRDVPFNVPSFGDAGQVYDPFVYLGFLAGQTERIALGVASLILPLRHPAHVAKAAASVDQLSGGRLILGIASGDRPDEYPALNENYENRGERFRDSFEYIRSMASDAPAFENRYGQTNGEMDLLPKPKAGKIPMLITGGSQQAPHWGARHSDGLITYPRNIDDQANTVRSWRNGIPGETGYSKPVMQSLYIDLLAEPNAPPQPIHLGFSSGIRFLKSYLKSLEEIGVNHVALNLRFNQTDIEEALLYLAEDLLPEFPA; encoded by the coding sequence ATGCCCGCACTGAACGAGAGCACAAAGACATTTGCCCCTATCAATCGTGGCTACAATCAGGCGTTTCAGCCGAATCGGTTGAGTGTTGGCGTCATTGTGCCCCTGGAGAATTATGCCAGCGGGCCCGTGCCCACTATGGAACATCATCTTGAACGTGTTCGGTTGGCCGAAAACGCCGGTTTTTCTGCAGTCTGGTTGCGAGATGTCCCGTTTAATGTGCCCTCGTTCGGCGATGCCGGACAAGTCTATGATCCGTTTGTTTACCTCGGTTTTCTAGCGGGGCAAACCGAACGTATCGCCCTGGGTGTCGCCAGTCTGATCTTACCGCTTCGGCACCCTGCTCACGTTGCAAAAGCCGCAGCAAGCGTCGATCAATTGTCGGGTGGTCGTTTGATACTCGGAATCGCATCCGGTGATCGACCCGATGAATACCCCGCCCTCAACGAAAACTACGAAAACCGGGGCGAGCGGTTTCGGGACAGTTTCGAATATATCCGTAGTATGGCCTCAGATGCGCCTGCATTTGAAAACCGTTATGGTCAAACAAACGGTGAGATGGACCTGCTACCGAAGCCAAAAGCAGGAAAGATTCCGATGCTGATTACCGGAGGCAGCCAACAGGCCCCTCATTGGGGCGCTCGCCATAGTGATGGGTTGATTACTTATCCGAGGAACATCGACGATCAGGCAAACACTGTCAGGTCCTGGCGCAACGGCATTCCTGGTGAAACAGGGTATTCAAAGCCCGTGATGCAATCCCTTTATATCGACCTTCTGGCAGAGCCCAATGCACCGCCGCAGCCGATTCATCTGGGCTTCAGTTCGGGCATCAGGTTTCTGAAGAGTTACCTGAAATCGTTGGAAGAGATCGGTGTAAACCATGTCGCGTTGAATCTGCGATTTAATCAGACAGATATTGAAGAGGCGCTCCTGTACCTCGCAGAAGATCTGCTCCCTGAATTCCCGGCATAA
- a CDS encoding SDR family NAD(P)-dependent oxidoreductase, whose product MTKKILITGATDGIGLETAKRLYSEGHTLLLHGRNAEKLAATEQMLANGTGAGRIYTYKADLSRLAEADSLADEITREHDQLDVIINNAGVMRVPETITQDGLDVRFAVNTVAPYLLTKRLLPLLGTASRVVNLSSAAQAPVELNALRGKKRLLEDMSAYAQSKLALTMWNNAMASSRTDEGVVFVSVNPGSLLASKMVKEGFGIAGKSLSIGADVLVRAALSEEFTNASGQYFDNDKGGFGPPHSDALNDQKCKAIVMVIEELVAKKMA is encoded by the coding sequence ATGACCAAGAAAATTCTGATCACCGGCGCCACTGATGGCATCGGGCTGGAAACCGCGAAGCGCCTCTATTCCGAGGGTCACACATTGCTGTTGCATGGAAGGAACGCAGAGAAGCTGGCGGCGACAGAGCAAATGTTGGCAAACGGTACGGGCGCTGGACGGATCTACACCTATAAAGCGGATCTGTCGCGTCTGGCTGAAGCTGATTCATTGGCAGACGAGATCACCAGAGAACATGACCAGTTGGACGTCATCATCAATAACGCTGGTGTCATGCGCGTACCTGAAACCATCACCCAGGACGGGCTGGATGTCCGGTTTGCCGTGAATACGGTTGCCCCCTATTTGCTGACAAAGCGCCTTTTGCCACTCCTGGGGACTGCCTCACGGGTGGTTAACCTGTCTTCAGCCGCACAGGCCCCAGTGGAACTCAACGCCCTTCGGGGTAAGAAACGCCTTCTGGAAGATATGTCGGCTTATGCCCAAAGCAAGCTGGCACTGACCATGTGGAATAATGCGATGGCAAGCTCTCGCACTGACGAGGGCGTGGTTTTCGTCTCAGTAAATCCTGGTTCCCTGTTGGCATCAAAGATGGTTAAAGAGGGCTTCGGGATTGCAGGAAAAAGTTTGTCCATCGGCGCCGATGTGCTTGTCCGTGCGGCGCTCTCAGAAGAATTTACCAACGCTTCAGGCCAATACTTCGATAACGACAAAGGCGGGTTTGGCCCCCCTCATTCGGACGCCTTGAATGACCAGAAATGCAAAGCGATCGTGATGGTTATCGAAGAACTTGTTGCCAAGAAAATGGCGTAA
- a CDS encoding alcohol dehydrogenase family protein, protein MSHIHIPKTMAGVVLTGHGGLDKLEYRENLEVPQPLAGEVLIHVGASAINNTDINTRTGWYSKGVTTGTDQGAAAGFETANDEDGGWSGTPLSFPRIQGADVCGNIIAVGEGVDPARMGERVLVRPMQQAPGDPSSYNLITFGSEINGGYAEYAVARSSEVFAINSTLSDAELASFPCAYSTAEGMLDRVCLGAGERILITGASGGVGSAAIQLAKRRGAEVIAVCGESKFDEVRQLGADQVIARGQSLLEVLEKDSVHIVADLVAGPQWPELLEVLSRGGRYVASGAIAGPIVELDVRTLYLKDLSFYGSTWQPKQVFENLIGYIERNEIRPVVAKTYQLRDLVQAQEDFMGKRFSGKLTIAIGSQIR, encoded by the coding sequence ATGAGTCACATCCATATCCCCAAGACAATGGCAGGCGTTGTTCTGACCGGGCACGGTGGCCTGGACAAACTTGAGTACCGGGAAAATCTGGAAGTGCCTCAGCCCCTCGCTGGTGAGGTACTGATTCATGTCGGAGCGAGTGCGATCAACAATACCGACATCAACACCCGGACAGGCTGGTATTCCAAAGGCGTAACAACGGGTACGGATCAGGGCGCCGCTGCAGGGTTTGAGACGGCAAACGACGAAGATGGTGGCTGGTCAGGTACACCCCTCAGTTTTCCACGTATTCAGGGTGCTGATGTGTGTGGAAACATCATAGCGGTGGGTGAGGGCGTTGACCCCGCGCGGATGGGGGAACGCGTGTTGGTTCGCCCTATGCAACAGGCGCCTGGCGACCCGTCTTCTTACAACCTCATCACGTTCGGATCCGAGATCAACGGTGGCTACGCCGAGTACGCCGTAGCGCGTTCAAGCGAAGTGTTCGCAATCAACAGTACCCTGAGCGACGCTGAACTGGCTTCATTTCCCTGCGCCTATTCAACCGCCGAAGGCATGTTGGACAGGGTATGCCTGGGGGCCGGGGAACGGATTTTGATCACCGGCGCTTCTGGTGGCGTTGGATCAGCGGCGATTCAACTTGCCAAGCGCCGGGGCGCCGAAGTAATCGCGGTGTGTGGTGAATCCAAGTTCGACGAGGTGCGTCAGCTTGGCGCTGATCAGGTCATTGCCAGGGGTCAGTCCCTGCTTGAAGTGCTGGAAAAAGACAGCGTCCACATCGTAGCGGACTTGGTGGCGGGCCCTCAGTGGCCGGAGTTGCTGGAGGTGCTGAGCCGTGGCGGTCGTTACGTGGCGTCAGGCGCCATTGCAGGTCCCATTGTGGAACTGGACGTACGAACTCTGTACTTGAAAGACCTAAGCTTCTACGGCTCTACCTGGCAGCCTAAGCAGGTATTTGAGAATCTCATCGGATACATCGAACGAAACGAAATCCGGCCTGTGGTGGCTAAAACCTACCAATTGCGGGACCTGGTCCAGGCCCAAGAGGACTTTATGGGCAAGCGTTTTTCGGGCAAATTAACCATTGCAATTGGTAGCCAGATCCGTTGA
- a CDS encoding LysR family transcriptional regulator → MKPILDLELLNTFAVVVEAGGFKEASSRLYRSQAAVSMQIKRLEEQIGHRLLERSNQGIKLTEPGKKLLGYIDRLLRLNNETLSALSLEPLRGPVHFGIPTDYAQTFLQKFIPRIRDAFPELEPRITCGRSRRLRELVTAGDLDVAIVTGESQFAPEKSLWSEALCWYASVGLPINTEEALPVALLESDCALRDFAATDLRQSGLDYHTLMTSTDMANLYSAVESGLAIALLPESSVISSRVRPVQLDQLPGQRVLTMNIINAGTLNPGFLEPLQGCLLGAARATHDQSNARA, encoded by the coding sequence ATGAAGCCTATTCTGGATCTGGAGTTGTTGAATACCTTTGCAGTGGTGGTGGAGGCAGGCGGTTTTAAAGAGGCGTCGAGCCGCCTGTACCGCTCCCAGGCCGCTGTCAGTATGCAGATTAAACGATTGGAAGAGCAGATCGGCCATCGGCTTCTTGAGCGCAGTAATCAGGGTATCAAGCTCACGGAACCCGGGAAGAAGTTGCTGGGCTACATCGACAGGCTGCTACGCCTCAATAACGAAACGCTCAGCGCGCTTAGCCTGGAGCCGCTCCGGGGTCCTGTACATTTCGGGATACCCACGGATTATGCCCAGACATTCTTGCAGAAGTTTATCCCGCGCATTCGGGACGCCTTTCCCGAGCTGGAGCCCCGAATTACCTGCGGTCGAAGCCGCAGGTTGCGGGAGTTGGTCACCGCTGGTGATCTCGACGTGGCTATCGTTACCGGGGAATCCCAGTTCGCACCGGAGAAAAGTCTGTGGTCGGAAGCGCTTTGCTGGTATGCCTCGGTTGGGCTACCCATCAATACAGAGGAGGCATTGCCCGTCGCATTGCTGGAAAGTGATTGCGCGCTACGTGATTTCGCCGCCACGGATTTGAGGCAGTCCGGTCTGGACTACCATACGTTGATGACCAGTACCGACATGGCCAATCTTTATTCGGCGGTTGAATCGGGATTGGCCATCGCGCTGTTACCAGAGTCGTCGGTTATATCGTCCAGAGTGCGCCCGGTCCAACTGGACCAGCTACCCGGGCAACGGGTTCTGACGATGAATATCATCAATGCTGGCACTTTGAACCCCGGTTTTCTGGAGCCGTTGCAAGGATGCCTGCTTGGCGCCGCCCGAGCCACTCACGATCAGTCAAACGCCAGAGCGTGA
- a CDS encoding DUF4437 domain-containing protein has product MFSSRLFCALMVAGTATVANADTENSGSLVKVVPADDVEWGYLNPLRGVLSPGAADLWGDRTTDSATGMLVRFKQGFESPPHIHNITYRGVVIEGLMHNDDPDAQKMWMPPGSFWTQPAGEDHTTAANGDTNLIYLEIDSGPYLVKPSDEKFDNGERPLNLHETNIVWLNNSELHNIEADNVEATFVWDSDADVGGSMIKIASGFEGDISTNASEFRAVVIGGEVTYQAKGLDTEKHLEAGSYIESTGRFTHRIANDSDRAATLYIRTNSRYTVK; this is encoded by the coding sequence ATGTTTTCCAGCAGGCTGTTTTGTGCACTGATGGTTGCCGGTACCGCGACGGTGGCGAATGCCGACACCGAAAACAGCGGTTCTCTCGTGAAAGTTGTGCCGGCTGATGACGTTGAGTGGGGGTATCTTAATCCTCTTCGCGGCGTACTGAGCCCTGGTGCGGCAGACCTATGGGGAGATCGCACGACCGACAGCGCCACCGGAATGCTTGTTCGGTTCAAGCAGGGTTTTGAGTCTCCTCCCCATATTCACAATATTACGTATCGCGGCGTTGTCATCGAAGGGCTGATGCATAACGACGACCCAGATGCACAAAAAATGTGGATGCCGCCCGGGTCTTTCTGGACACAGCCAGCCGGCGAAGATCATACAACCGCGGCAAATGGCGACACCAATCTGATTTACCTGGAGATAGACTCCGGTCCCTATCTGGTTAAGCCTTCCGACGAGAAATTTGATAACGGCGAACGCCCGCTCAACCTGCATGAAACCAATATTGTCTGGCTCAATAACAGTGAGCTACACAATATTGAAGCGGACAACGTGGAAGCCACGTTCGTATGGGATAGTGATGCCGATGTGGGCGGCTCAATGATCAAGATTGCGTCCGGCTTTGAGGGAGACATCAGTACGAATGCCAGCGAATTTCGCGCGGTTGTGATCGGTGGCGAGGTTACCTACCAGGCAAAGGGTCTGGATACTGAAAAGCACCTCGAGGCTGGAAGCTATATCGAATCGACAGGGCGCTTCACGCACCGAATAGCAAACGACAGCGATAGGGCAGCGACCCTTTATATCCGCACGAACAGCCGGTACACCGTAAAGTAG